One Pseudobacteroides sp. genomic region harbors:
- a CDS encoding stalk domain-containing protein codes for MKRLNKIGDIALGMILTFIVCTATPAFAAATKEVVKQITACFTSGGKPITVYVNGVKIDKDSNGKAVTPFAVDGTTYLPVRAIADALGKDVTWDGTTASVKITDKVVSSTDTTSTTSAVTPTPATTPIPDTTASFDDQINALVSKITVTKGKDGSMHDSMDYKFVLDKDVVGEWQQIDFVASPDQLDSTDITRRKYVQLGIHNFYDDGREVSYCIKSDGGMTEKWTKGYVFGSMDGITTISSYVIKQLDGKTFMFIQWKCSDYTVRGQKPNYYVYVKTSDTPDPDFAKK; via the coding sequence ATGAAAAGACTTAACAAAATTGGGGATATAGCTCTCGGAATGATTCTCACATTCATCGTCTGTACAGCAACACCTGCTTTTGCGGCAGCTACTAAAGAGGTAGTGAAACAGATAACGGCATGTTTCACATCTGGTGGTAAACCCATCACTGTATATGTTAATGGAGTTAAAATCGATAAAGATTCTAACGGCAAAGCCGTTACTCCATTTGCTGTTGATGGTACTACATACTTACCTGTTAGAGCTATTGCTGATGCTCTGGGTAAGGATGTTACTTGGGATGGTACTACAGCATCAGTTAAGATTACTGATAAAGTAGTATCTTCAACTGATACAACATCTACTACTTCGGCAGTAACACCTACACCTGCTACTACTCCTATACCGGATACAACAGCTTCTTTTGATGATCAGATTAATGCTCTTGTCTCTAAGATCACTGTCACAAAGGGTAAAGACGGCAGTATGCATGACTCTATGGACTATAAATTCGTATTGGATAAGGATGTAGTTGGTGAATGGCAACAAATTGACTTTGTTGCTTCACCTGATCAACTTGATTCAACTGATATAACCCGTAGAAAATATGTTCAGTTGGGTATTCATAACTTCTATGACGACGGTAGAGAAGTATCATATTGTATTAAGAGCGATGGAGGTATGACAGAAAAATGGACTAAAGGGTATGTCTTTGGTTCAATGGATGGTATTACTACTATTTCATCTTATGTAATAAAGCAGCTCGATGGTAAAACATTCATGTTCATTCAATGGAAATGTAGTGATTATACCGTCAGAGGTCAAAAACCTAATTACTATGTGTATGTGAAAACATCCGATACACCAGATCCGGATTTTGCTAAAAAGTAA
- a CDS encoding copper amine oxidase N-terminal domain-containing protein, which translates to MIKINKLGYMSIGVILALILGTTTPASAAAKEVIKQLTACFTSGGKAISLYVNGTKVDKDSNGKAVTPFVVDGTTYLPVRAISDVLGKGVTWDGSTASVKITDKTATTSDTTSIKTDDKTTPTPKVKTTTYQDNDPNIIVTKDENGAIHEVLKVGDYEDDKDAMGQWEQIGFVKTPEDFDGTDSTKRSYIWPWEIDSVETLEKFDSIELTRRDFVDPITYTFYMGCVRMMVTGVHSDGNKEFVPLAWTKGYIASMGNGYTVSHYEIQHLNGKTFMFIQFKGDNYTIRGQKPFYIVLIKTSDMPDPRARQIPFKVNGVAVNLPGSIKDDNAKLTTTIDADGKWHDKLDYTFTSDKDAGGEWQYFNKYDYLYMYYHFNPNDAPHSPTSWSGISIYDDGIMYEHGTTNGKRYDSYSRWTKGYIGLENSEFISAYAITTINGKTFMIVEHKNGDYVRTGNISEYYVFVKTSDTPAPPPAPRDENSNLVSK; encoded by the coding sequence ATGATAAAAATTAATAAGCTTGGTTACATGTCAATTGGTGTAATACTTGCACTTATTCTTGGTACAACTACACCTGCATCTGCGGCTGCTAAAGAGGTAATCAAACAACTTACAGCATGCTTCACTTCCGGTGGAAAAGCTATCAGCCTTTATGTAAATGGTACTAAGGTTGATAAAGATTCTAACGGTAAAGCTGTTACCCCGTTTGTTGTTGACGGGACCACATACTTACCTGTTAGGGCTATCTCTGACGTCTTAGGGAAAGGCGTTACTTGGGATGGTTCTACTGCATCAGTTAAGATTACGGATAAAACAGCAACCACTTCTGACACTACTTCAATTAAAACTGATGATAAGACAACACCTACTCCTAAAGTCAAGACTACTACTTATCAGGATAATGATCCAAATATTATTGTTACGAAAGATGAAAATGGTGCTATTCATGAAGTGCTAAAAGTTGGTGATTACGAAGATGATAAGGATGCAATGGGGCAATGGGAACAAATCGGCTTTGTTAAAACGCCTGAAGATTTTGATGGAACCGATTCAACAAAAAGAAGTTATATATGGCCATGGGAAATTGACAGTGTTGAAACTCTTGAAAAATTTGATTCAATAGAGTTGACAAGACGGGATTTTGTGGACCCCATTACTTATACCTTCTATATGGGATGCGTAAGAATGATGGTAACCGGTGTTCATTCCGATGGAAATAAAGAATTTGTGCCTCTTGCCTGGACTAAAGGTTATATCGCTTCTATGGGCAATGGATATACCGTTTCACATTATGAAATACAGCACCTCAACGGTAAAACATTTATGTTTATACAATTTAAGGGTGACAATTATACCATCAGGGGTCAAAAACCTTTTTACATAGTGCTTATAAAAACTTCTGATATGCCAGATCCGAGAGCCAGGCAAATACCGTTTAAAGTTAATGGTGTTGCTGTAAATTTGCCCGGGAGTATTAAAGATGATAATGCAAAGCTTACTACTACAATAGATGCTGACGGTAAATGGCATGACAAATTGGATTATACTTTCACATCAGATAAGGATGCTGGCGGTGAATGGCAATATTTTAACAAATATGATTATCTTTATATGTATTATCATTTTAATCCTAATGACGCTCCACATTCTCCGACGTCTTGGTCTGGTATCAGTATTTATGATGACGGTATAATGTATGAACACGGGACAACGAATGGAAAACGTTATGATTCCTATAGCCGCTGGACTAAAGGATACATTGGTTTGGAGAATAGTGAATTTATCTCTGCTTATGCCATAACTACCATTAATGGTAAAACGTTTATGATAGTAGAACATAAGAATGGAGATTATGTCAGAACTGGTAATATTTCTGAATACTATGTGTTTGTAAAAACATCGGATACACCAGCACCGCCTCCAGCTCCAAGGGATGAAAACAGTAATCTGGTATCAAAATAA
- the hslO gene encoding Hsp33 family molecular chaperone HslO produces MQDYIISGTAADGKLRVFMADTTDMVREASRVHNLTAIASVALGRTLTAAALMSKTLKGEKDIITIQVKGSGPIEGIVVVADSKSNVRGYVYNPQVDNIFTDEGRLDIASAVGKPGYLNIIKDLGLKEPYVGYVNLVSGEIAEDLSCYFYYSEQIPTIVSLGVQVDSDESIINSGGFFIQVMPDADEGIIDDLEKRIKTIPPVSELLKNEKAEDILNVILEGLSPKVTEMGQCKYLCNCSRDRMEAGLVSLGKDEINDIINEQHHAELVCHFCNEKYQFTEQDLKDIVERL; encoded by the coding sequence ATGCAGGATTATATAATAAGCGGCACAGCAGCTGACGGCAAGCTGAGGGTATTTATGGCCGACACAACCGATATGGTAAGGGAAGCAAGCAGGGTACACAACCTTACTGCAATTGCTTCTGTCGCATTGGGAAGAACATTGACGGCAGCTGCTTTAATGTCCAAGACACTAAAGGGTGAAAAAGACATAATAACAATACAGGTGAAGGGCAGCGGCCCTATAGAGGGAATAGTAGTTGTAGCGGATTCCAAATCAAATGTAAGAGGATATGTTTACAATCCTCAGGTGGACAACATTTTTACCGATGAAGGCAGACTGGATATTGCTTCGGCTGTCGGAAAACCAGGGTACCTTAACATAATAAAAGATTTAGGCCTTAAAGAGCCATATGTTGGATACGTTAATCTGGTGTCAGGAGAAATAGCTGAGGATTTATCCTGTTATTTCTATTATTCAGAACAGATCCCAACTATTGTATCACTTGGTGTACAGGTTGACTCGGATGAGAGTATAATAAATTCCGGCGGATTCTTCATTCAAGTTATGCCGGATGCCGATGAGGGGATTATTGATGATCTGGAAAAAAGAATTAAGACCATACCTCCGGTATCAGAGCTTTTAAAGAATGAAAAGGCCGAGGATATTTTAAATGTTATACTTGAAGGCTTAAGCCCCAAGGTTACTGAAATGGGACAGTGCAAATATCTTTGCAACTGCTCTAGGGATCGCATGGAAGCAGGCTTGGTCAGCTTGGGGAAAGATGAGATAAATGACATAATAAACGAACAACATCATGCAGAGCTGGTCTGTCATTTCTGCAATGAAAAATATCAATTTACCGAGCAAGATTTGAAGGATATTGTTGAGAGGCTTTAA
- a CDS encoding cold-shock protein, with translation MERGRVKWFNAEKGFGFIERDGGNDVFVHFSAINMDGFKTLEEGAEVEFEVVEGAKGPQAAKVQRAN, from the coding sequence ATGGAAAGAGGAAGAGTAAAGTGGTTTAATGCTGAAAAAGGATTCGGATTCATCGAAAGAGATGGCGGAAATGACGTATTTGTTCATTTTTCGGCAATAAACATGGACGGCTTTAAGACACTTGAGGAAGGTGCAGAAGTTGAATTTGAAGTAGTTGAAGGAGCTAAAGGTCCTCAGGCTGCTAAAGTTCAGAGAGCTAATTAA
- a CDS encoding MGMT family protein — MGFFERVYEIVRKIPKGKVATYGQIARMAGEPKKSKIVGWALHSNPYKGDVPCHRVVNRHGELAGGFAFGGREAQKDLLIKEGIIFDMNEKINLGIYLWRCDEENIGS; from the coding sequence ATGGGTTTTTTTGAGCGTGTATATGAAATAGTTAGAAAAATTCCCAAGGGAAAAGTGGCAACATATGGTCAGATTGCAAGAATGGCGGGCGAACCCAAAAAATCCAAAATTGTGGGATGGGCACTGCATTCAAATCCATATAAAGGAGATGTGCCTTGTCACAGAGTTGTAAACAGGCATGGGGAACTAGCCGGAGGATTTGCATTTGGAGGAAGAGAAGCACAGAAAGATCTTCTTATTAAGGAAGGTATAATATTTGATATGAATGAAAAAATAAATTTAGGCATATATTTGTGGAGATGCGATGAAGAAAATATTGGCTCTTGA
- a CDS encoding class I SAM-dependent methyltransferase, translating into MYNNFAYVYDKLMYDVDYKKWSDYIESIFKKYSCKPSLMLDLGCGTGSVCINLAEKGYEMIGVDLSCEMLSCASEKSKEKGLDILYLNQDITEFELYGTVDAALCLMDTINYITDKRKLKNFFKLAANYLNPGGLLIFDINSEFKLENTLGNNVLYEVGKDITYIWANNYNRSKRICEFDLTFFVENQGKYDRFDELHYERAYSIAELKTLISSIKGMELLGIYDQFSFRKPETESERIFFVCRKSQ; encoded by the coding sequence ATTTACAATAATTTTGCATATGTTTATGACAAGCTGATGTATGATGTGGATTACAAAAAATGGTCGGATTATATTGAGAGTATATTCAAAAAATATAGTTGTAAGCCTTCATTAATGCTTGATTTAGGGTGCGGTACCGGAAGTGTTTGCATCAATCTTGCCGAAAAGGGCTATGAAATGATAGGAGTAGACCTGTCTTGCGAAATGCTTTCGTGTGCATCTGAAAAGAGCAAGGAGAAAGGACTTGACATATTATACCTAAACCAGGATATAACTGAGTTTGAATTGTATGGAACTGTTGATGCTGCATTATGTTTAATGGATACTATAAATTATATTACCGATAAGAGAAAACTTAAAAATTTTTTCAAGCTTGCTGCAAACTACCTAAATCCAGGTGGATTATTAATTTTTGATATAAATTCAGAATTTAAACTGGAAAACACTCTGGGAAATAATGTATTATATGAAGTAGGCAAGGATATTACGTACATATGGGCAAATAATTATAATAGATCTAAGAGAATATGTGAATTTGATTTAACTTTTTTTGTAGAAAATCAGGGTAAATATGACAGGTTTGATGAACTCCATTATGAAAGGGCTTATTCTATAGCAGAACTAAAAACACTAATATCAAGTATAAAAGGTATGGAGCTTTTAGGTATATATGACCAATTCTCCTTTAGAAAACCGGAAACAGAAAGTGAAAGGATTTTCTTTGTATGTAGAAAGTCACAGTGA
- a CDS encoding S41 family peptidase, with the protein MNNEKSIVAGMISLVFVTAVITFILTFFLFNGFNLMGSGNNVSFDKKEVDKESVEKFNQIKGILKNTYYDKVDENKMLEGAITGMTDALKDPYTVYFTKEQMSSFSERTEGEYVGIGMNVIMDNDGILTIVEAFEGSPAKKAGLTQGDKIIKVDGKDVTSIKDENLIIKMIKGKENTTVKVTIYRPSEEKSIDLDIIRKKIKVSNIKWEMLEGNIGYIRILMFDNDAYSYFSRALNELLDKGLKGLIIDVRDDPGGDYEQVVEIADRLLPKGLIVYTEDKNKKRDEKLSDDRQFGYPMAVLVNGNSASASEVLSGAIKDHQKGKLIGTKTFGKGLVQQVYGFKDGSGLKVTVSRYFTPSGKCIQGIGIEPDLKIESLDEYKDYPVSHIPREKDVQFKKAVDYIKEQVK; encoded by the coding sequence TTGAATAATGAAAAAAGTATAGTTGCAGGGATGATATCTTTGGTATTTGTGACAGCAGTAATTACGTTTATATTGACATTCTTTCTGTTTAATGGGTTTAATTTGATGGGTAGCGGAAATAATGTCTCATTCGATAAAAAAGAAGTTGATAAGGAAAGTGTAGAAAAATTTAATCAAATAAAAGGAATACTAAAAAATACCTATTATGACAAGGTTGACGAAAACAAGATGCTTGAGGGGGCCATCACGGGCATGACAGATGCATTGAAGGATCCCTATACCGTATATTTTACAAAGGAACAAATGAGCAGTTTTTCCGAACGCACTGAGGGAGAATACGTTGGTATCGGTATGAATGTAATAATGGATAATGACGGGATATTGACTATTGTGGAGGCCTTTGAGGGATCGCCGGCTAAAAAGGCAGGGCTTACACAAGGCGATAAAATTATTAAAGTTGACGGAAAAGATGTAACTTCAATAAAAGACGAGAATCTCATCATTAAAATGATTAAGGGAAAAGAAAATACTACAGTTAAAGTTACAATTTACAGACCATCGGAAGAAAAGTCCATAGACCTTGATATTATCAGGAAAAAAATAAAAGTTTCAAACATAAAGTGGGAAATGCTAGAAGGAAATATTGGTTATATCAGGATTCTTATGTTTGACAATGATGCATATTCGTATTTCAGTAGAGCCTTAAATGAACTTTTAGACAAAGGGCTAAAAGGTCTTATTATAGATGTAAGGGATGATCCTGGGGGTGACTATGAGCAGGTTGTAGAAATCGCCGACAGGCTATTACCAAAAGGTCTTATAGTTTATACAGAGGACAAAAATAAAAAAAGGGATGAAAAATTGTCTGATGACAGGCAGTTTGGTTATCCGATGGCAGTGCTTGTTAATGGTAATAGTGCAAGTGCCTCCGAGGTATTATCGGGAGCTATCAAGGATCACCAAAAGGGTAAATTAATAGGCACAAAGACATTTGGAAAAGGCTTGGTTCAGCAGGTTTATGGTTTTAAAGACGGTTCAGGGTTGAAGGTAACGGTTTCAAGGTACTTTACCCCTTCCGGCAAATGTATTCAAGGTATTGGCATAGAGCCCGATTTAAAGATAGAGTCCCTTGACGAGTACAAGGATTATCCGGTGTCACATATTCCTAGAGAAAAGGATGTCCAGTTTAAAAAAGCAGTCGATTATATTAAAGAGCAAGTTAAATAG
- a CDS encoding murein hydrolase activator EnvC family protein — MKKQVSITLIVIMILATALSSTADKLSDTKRQRENINSKINSISKQKKQEQSKLRSAIDEKKYITEVQNTKSTEYQELIAEKENLEKEIEEIQNSIDETLENYKKQEELFKTRLKVMYENASYGKTNTILKSKNITDFFARLKYMQAISKKDKELIEEIKRAKSDIEYKKSLKEKMKLDKESMIGKKKKQIESLKASRADLENEIREINDKLEKLDEQEDELIKKSKELESQIRSLQRKVKYIGGNMIWPAPSSHSITSYYGNRFHPVLKKYKMHTGIDIGASSGSSIVAANKGVVIVAGWQSGYGNTVIIDHGGGIATLYAHCSKLLVSTGQSVDAGAVIAKVGSTGLSTGPHLHFEVRRNGATVNPLQYAR, encoded by the coding sequence ATGAAAAAGCAGGTTTCTATTACTCTTATAGTTATAATGATTTTAGCTACTGCATTATCTTCTACTGCAGACAAGCTCAGTGATACAAAGAGACAAAGAGAAAATATAAACAGCAAAATAAACAGTATAAGCAAGCAGAAAAAGCAGGAGCAAAGCAAGCTTAGGTCTGCAATTGATGAGAAAAAATACATAACAGAGGTGCAGAATACTAAAAGTACCGAATACCAAGAGCTTATAGCTGAAAAAGAGAACCTTGAGAAGGAAATTGAGGAAATCCAGAATTCTATCGATGAGACACTGGAGAACTATAAAAAACAGGAAGAGCTGTTTAAGACCAGGCTAAAGGTAATGTATGAGAATGCCAGCTATGGAAAGACAAATACCATACTGAAATCAAAAAATATTACAGACTTTTTTGCAAGGCTTAAATACATGCAAGCCATATCAAAAAAGGATAAGGAGCTTATTGAAGAAATTAAACGAGCTAAATCCGATATTGAATATAAAAAAAGCCTCAAGGAAAAAATGAAGCTTGATAAAGAAAGTATGATCGGCAAAAAGAAAAAGCAAATTGAAAGCCTTAAAGCATCAAGGGCTGATTTGGAAAATGAGATCAGAGAGATAAACGATAAGCTTGAAAAGCTTGATGAGCAGGAAGACGAGCTTATCAAAAAATCCAAGGAATTGGAAAGTCAGATCAGGTCTCTTCAACGAAAAGTAAAGTACATTGGCGGCAATATGATTTGGCCTGCACCGAGTTCCCACAGTATAACTTCCTATTATGGCAACAGGTTCCATCCTGTATTGAAAAAGTATAAAATGCATACTGGAATAGACATTGGAGCATCATCAGGATCTTCAATTGTAGCTGCAAATAAGGGCGTTGTTATTGTAGCAGGGTGGCAAAGCGGATATGGTAATACTGTAATTATTGATCATGGCGGAGGGATTGCAACCTTATATGCTCACTGCAGTAAGCTTTTGGTGAGTACGGGACAAAGCGTGGATGCTGGAGCAGTTATAGCTAAAGTTGGAAGTACAGGATTGTCTACAGGACCACATTTGCATTTTGAAGTAAGAAGAAATGGGGCTACAGTTAACCCCCTCCAATATGCACGTTAA
- the ftsX gene encoding permease-like cell division protein FtsX has translation MKIRTTKYIIKDGIINAYRNKLMSLASIVIVTASLLVFGIFLIISMNLKFKIDDMMVKQLQIEVYCDPNLDETQVKDIEANIRMNSNVSDVRRVTKEEALARCKELLEDGSILEGYDGSFLPESFIIKIKDSEHIKSTVDTFRSTKGVESIGFLEENVDQLSNISYWARIISMLLLAILLCVSVFIISNTIKLTVFARRKEINIMKYIGATDWFIRLPFIVEGIIIGFVGAVISFIITYYCYSTIDAQLSKGVLGESLSFVSINSIVLYVVGSYCIIGILVGGIGSGISIRKYLRV, from the coding sequence ATGAAGATACGAACCACCAAATATATAATTAAAGACGGTATTATAAATGCATACAGAAATAAGTTAATGTCTCTTGCATCTATAGTTATAGTAACTGCATCACTGCTTGTTTTTGGTATTTTTCTTATAATTAGCATGAATCTGAAATTTAAGATAGACGATATGATGGTAAAGCAGCTTCAGATTGAAGTATACTGCGACCCAAATCTCGACGAAACACAGGTAAAGGATATAGAGGCAAATATAAGAATGAACAGCAATGTTTCAGATGTCAGGAGGGTCACAAAGGAAGAGGCTTTGGCAAGATGCAAAGAGCTTTTGGAAGACGGCAGTATATTGGAGGGCTATGACGGCAGCTTTCTTCCGGAATCCTTTATTATTAAAATAAAAGATTCTGAGCATATAAAAAGTACAGTAGACACATTTAGAAGCACAAAAGGTGTTGAAAGTATAGGTTTTCTGGAGGAAAATGTAGATCAATTATCCAATATATCTTACTGGGCAAGAATCATCAGCATGCTTCTTTTGGCAATACTTTTATGCGTTTCGGTATTTATTATATCCAACACAATAAAGCTTACGGTTTTTGCACGGAGAAAAGAAATCAATATAATGAAATATATAGGTGCAACAGATTGGTTTATCCGCTTGCCATTTATTGTTGAAGGTATTATAATAGGCTTTGTAGGAGCTGTAATATCATTTATAATAACCTACTATTGTTACAGCACTATTGATGCCCAGCTCAGCAAAGGTGTTTTGGGTGAAAGCCTTAGCTTTGTAAGCATCAATTCAATTGTGCTTTATGTTGTCGGTTCCTATTGTATTATAGGAATTTTGGTCGGAGGGATTGGAAGCGGTATATCTATAAGAAAATACCTTCGTGTATAA
- the ftsE gene encoding cell division ATP-binding protein FtsE codes for MINFENVTKIYQNGTLALAGINLKINKGDFAFFIGQSGSGKSTMIKLILREEEVSDGTVSVNGFNVTTMGRKEIPFFRRSIGVVFQDFRLLSGKTVYENVAFAMQIVEASPKEIRRRVPMVLGLVGLSNKAKAYPNQLSGGEQQRVALARALVNNPVLLVADEPTGNLDPETSWGIMKLLEEINQMGTTVVVATHEKNIVDTMKKRVIALSKGEIIRDQEKGQYKDEDTNHQIYN; via the coding sequence GTGATAAACTTTGAAAATGTTACAAAAATATATCAAAACGGCACTTTGGCACTTGCCGGTATAAATTTAAAAATAAATAAAGGCGATTTTGCGTTTTTTATAGGACAAAGCGGATCAGGTAAGTCCACAATGATTAAGCTGATTTTAAGGGAAGAGGAAGTTTCAGATGGTACTGTAAGTGTTAATGGTTTTAATGTTACCACAATGGGCAGAAAGGAAATACCTTTTTTTAGAAGGAGCATTGGTGTGGTTTTTCAGGATTTTAGGCTCCTTTCAGGAAAAACTGTTTATGAGAATGTTGCATTCGCAATGCAGATTGTAGAGGCATCCCCAAAAGAAATAAGAAGGCGTGTTCCGATGGTACTGGGTTTGGTAGGGCTAAGCAATAAGGCCAAGGCCTATCCAAATCAGCTCTCGGGTGGGGAACAGCAAAGAGTTGCTCTTGCACGGGCTTTGGTAAATAATCCAGTATTGCTTGTAGCAGATGAACCGACGGGAAATCTTGACCCAGAGACTTCATGGGGAATTATGAAGCTTCTGGAGGAAATTAATCAGATGGGGACCACTGTGGTTGTCGCTACGCATGAGAAAAATATAGTTGATACAATGAAAAAAAGGGTTATCGCACTTTCAAAAGGAGAAATTATAAGGGATCAGGAGAAAGGTCAATACAAAGATGAAGATACGAACCACCAAATATATAATTAA
- a CDS encoding helix-turn-helix domain-containing protein produces MQSKIYQSLVYQIRETVDAEFGVLDETGVIIACSDESRIGDIDENAAYIIESDEKIKSISGYSYQKILNRNKLENMVFLAMDGELGIKFLSLITINIMNANLSHEEKLDKGTFIKNIILDNILPSDVLQKSRELHLSNNAARVAILIRTENTKDMSVCEMVYDVVSKLFPNKARDFVVVVDEVNIVLIKELKNRDDASEIDSIARTILDTLSAEVMINASIGIGSIADNIMEVKNSYKEAQSAISIGGIFENDKNIINYNNLGIGRLIYQLPPILCKLFLNEVFSGESKFHDNDHRNDSKGESKEKLDNDTVVTALKFFENNQNVSETARALYLHRNSVVYRLDKVQRLTGLDIRIFNEAVIFKIALMVKKYLDYNEEQIKNNRN; encoded by the coding sequence ATGCAGTCAAAGATATATCAGAGCCTTGTCTATCAAATTAGAGAAACAGTAGATGCCGAGTTTGGGGTATTAGATGAAACCGGTGTTATCATAGCATGCTCCGATGAATCCAGGATTGGAGACATAGATGAGAATGCAGCCTATATTATTGAGTCTGATGAAAAAATAAAAAGTATTTCAGGATACTCATACCAAAAAATATTAAATCGAAATAAGCTTGAAAACATGGTTTTTTTGGCTATGGATGGAGAATTGGGAATTAAGTTTCTTTCATTAATTACGATAAATATAATGAATGCTAATTTATCGCATGAAGAAAAGCTTGATAAAGGGACTTTTATTAAAAATATAATACTTGATAATATTCTGCCCAGTGATGTGCTCCAGAAATCCAGGGAATTGCATCTTTCCAACAATGCGGCAAGGGTTGCAATACTTATAAGAACAGAGAACACCAAAGATATGTCTGTTTGCGAAATGGTTTATGACGTGGTATCCAAATTATTCCCCAACAAAGCAAGGGATTTTGTTGTTGTTGTGGACGAAGTAAATATTGTACTGATAAAAGAATTAAAAAACAGGGATGATGCAAGTGAAATTGATTCTATAGCCAGAACCATACTTGATACATTAAGTGCAGAGGTAATGATTAATGCAAGTATAGGTATAGGTTCCATTGCCGATAACATAATGGAAGTAAAAAACTCATACAAGGAGGCCCAGTCCGCAATATCAATCGGAGGGATCTTTGAAAATGATAAGAATATTATAAACTACAATAATTTGGGCATAGGCAGGTTGATTTACCAGCTTCCGCCTATCCTTTGCAAGCTGTTCTTAAACGAAGTGTTTTCCGGCGAATCCAAATTTCATGATAATGATCATAGAAATGACTCTAAGGGCGAATCAAAAGAAAAGCTGGACAATGATACCGTAGTGACAGCACTTAAATTTTTTGAAAATAACCAGAATGTTTCGGAAACTGCAAGGGCTTTGTACTTACACAGAAACTCGGTAGTATACAGACTGGATAAGGTTCAAAGATTGACAGGGCTTGATATTAGGATATTTAACGAAGCTGTTATTTTCAAAATAGCATTGATGGTGAAAAAATATTTGGACTATAATGAAGAGCAGATAAAGAATAATAGGAACTAA